In the genome of Lathyrus oleraceus cultivar Zhongwan6 chromosome 4, CAAS_Psat_ZW6_1.0, whole genome shotgun sequence, the window agatgaagaccaataccctttgagcatcacaaaaaaccctaattcacagtccaatcctcagatggccaatgatcagtcaataaaccctaggcttgcactttgacttcttcatcttctgatcaagacttgggagaatggcttgcacaatgtaaccacatgatatgcaatatgcaatgcctaatgacctaaaaatgtatgcacaatgttaagcttagtcccaagagaggagggcaaattttgaggtgttacagcttGTTGGTTTCTCTAAAGACATGCTTGAAAATGTCTTCTTCAAAGTTGTGGAGAAGGAGAAAGATGTGACTAGCAATAGAGGAGTCTTGATTGATGTCCAGAACCACATATGTCAGAGAATCAACAATACTTTTATTATCAACGTGCACAATAGTTTTCTTAAAATTCTTCTTCCAAGCAAACTCAAGACTAACAAGGACAACCTAATATTCAGCCAATATGTTACCACACTCGCAAAGGGGCTTATGGAAGCCACCAAGCCAACTACCATCGCTATCTCGAAAAAGATCCCCACAAGTAACACCAAAATTACTCCTACAATGGACTTTCGGATAAGGAAAATTTTAATTAACGGAAATAAGAAACTTATCATTCAATTTCTACCATCAATATCTATATTATTTTCTAGGAACaataattgaataaaaataagaaaatattaATTGAATGGCAAtaaaaaattgaatgaaaataatAAATCAAATTAGTTGATATTTCTAGTTCCTCTTCTATATATTAATGTATTTTTAAAAACAGTAACCCCACCTACCAAATTTTAACAACTTTTTTAATTGcaattttaataaataaattattaatacATATTATTAAAGAATTAAACctaatttatttttatatttgtGTTTTATTTTTGTCATAACTGCAAATTATTTTAATTAAGTTATTAATAGTATtgataatttataaataaaatattatttataaattaagAATTTTAATTACCACTAAACTTATATATAATTTTAATAGTATTGATATATATTAACAATTTGTGCATTATAGTTAGAATTTTGTATTAATGTTAAAAAATAGTTAAACATCATTTACcacaaataaatattttataaacaaaaacataattttctacaaaataatttcataattaaatttataaataaaatattatttatattattattaaaattCTTACATCAGTTTCCACTACAATTATATAAAAAGGATTAAACTTAAATAAAGTGACTAATCTaaatgttatttattttctttataACATTAAATAACTTATTTTGTTAAATTATATATTTCTTAACTATTCAAAGTAGATAACATATTGCAATTATATGAATCCTTTTttcaatttttcaatttttgcGAATCAAATAGTTATAGTTTACTCTAAAAAATTTGTGAATCAAATAGTTATAGTTTACCTTATATGTAAAAGTTTAAAATGAGTAATTTATTAAATACATcattaaataatttttatttttaatttataataTTTACTTGTATTGTAGAAgttttatttaatatattttattgTTAATTAAATATTTATGAGAAAAATGAATAATCAATTTGCTCTATACAAAGTGCAATGTGTTTTAAGTTATGTAGTTTAAAAGAATCTTTGTGCCCAAACACATATACTTATGGATAACTATATATCCATACATGTTTACACTCATTTCTTTAATAAAAATGTatctatttatttattatgtttttttaaaattttaataataTTAAAACAATTAAAGGATTAAAAAAAGTAAAGGATATTATTATTGAGTTAATAAATAAACAAATCTTTATATTAAAATGCTTACAAGTTTAAAATTAATGCATTTAATAAAATTgatatatatatacatatatatatatatacatatttgTATATATATATTATATGAATATGAGGTGGGGTGAATACTAAGATATCCGTATTAAGATCATATCCATTTGTTTTAGTAAATAATTATTTATGTTCATTATTGTATctattttttgaatttttaacCTTACAATTATGGATAATTTTTGCGGATACTCATTAAATACGGGTTCAACTATCATCCCTAATAGAGTAGGTATTGTCTTAGTTATATTTTAATATCtagtttattttattatttttttaaaacttcATTAATAATTATTcaacatttaaaaaaaattgtatattcAAACAATTCCAAATAAGAATTATTGTActtaaaattataaaaaaattatttatttgttttaCAATTTAATACAAAATTTCCAATTTCTCCTTATTGTACTTAAATTTATAGTTTATTTTTTAACATTAGTTTTTACTATTAATAATACTTATTTATTACTAAAGTATCATTAAAGTTTTATATTTAAACATTTACCATAATACTAcacattatttttaaaaatttgtTAAGGATACTATCTATTTAGTAATCACCCTATATTAGTTACCCCATATATTTTTATAAAGATATACCCTAATTTATATTGGAAAATCAGTATTCTTAAGAAAAAAATTAAATAGAGTAAAAAAACATTAAAACAAGAAATATTAATCTCAATCATTCATTACTATTAATACCTTCTTATTCATATACATTGGTGCTGAGAATCTAGAATGTTTTAGGGAGCttgaattatatatatatatatatatatatatatatatatatatatatatatttgttgttaGAACCTTTGTAAGAAAAATTGATATGAATATTAACTTCAAATTTAAATAAAAGAAACTTATTAGTTTTGTATTTTATATCATCTTATCATCACAATTCAATGTATTCATATTGTTTTATAGAATTAAAATTAAAACTAATTAAATATAAATTTGATTGAAAACAAATCATATTATTTTAACTAAAATATTTAGTTAAAAAAAGGACATATTACTATTaaatttgatttgttttaatttaaatattaCACTAATAAATACCGGTTAGAAAAAAGTGAGAAGTGTTGTTGACTAAAATGAATGGATAAGTTTAAGCCCTGGTAATATTTAATAAAGTATTTAGTTAAAAAATAACATATTACTATAAacaataatttattttaatttgaatactaTATATCAATAAATATCACTTAGACAAAAAAGTAATAAGTGTTGTTGACTAAAATGAATGGATAAGTTTAAGCCCGGATAATATTTAATAAAGTATTTAGTTCAAAAATAACATATTACTATAAACAataatttgttttaatttaaGTACTATAGCAATAAATAACGCTTAGACAAAAAAAGTGATAAGTGATATTGACTAAAATGAATGGATAAGTTTAAGTCCCGATAATATTTAATAAAGTATTTAGTTAAAAAATAACATATTACTATAAACAACAATTTGTTTTAATTTGAATACTATATCAATAAATAACGCTTAGACAAAAGAGTGATAAATGTTGTTGACTAAAATGAATGGATAAGTTTAAGTCCTGATAATATTTAAAAAAGTATTTAGTTAAAAAATAACATATTACTATAAACAATAATTTGTTTTAATTTGAATATTATATCAATAAATAACGCTTAGACAAACAAGTGATATATGTTTTGACTAAAATAAATGGATATGTTTAAGCCCATTTGACAAAGCAATGAAATAATTTCTATTATAAATAAAGTACAGTCGGGTGTTCCATTTTCATTCATTCTCTTTTGAATCAACAAACTTGTGTTGCATCTAATTCCTTTTCTCATTCTAAAAAAACTTCATAATGTTGAAATCATTGACATTATTGGTTCTCATCTTGTGCACCACTCTTGTTGTAACTCACTCCCGAGTTATTGAACCAAATGATGCTAATACAGTCCGACAAACTTGTAGTAAGACTCCAAATTCTGCATTGTGCATTCAGTACCTAAATGCAGACCCAAAAAGCTCCACCGCAGATGTGAATGGTTTAGCACTAATAATGGTTAATGTTATAAAGAGCAAAGCAAACATTGCAGTAAACAAAATCAATCAACTTAAAGGAAGTATTCCTCCCGCTCAAAAGGTAGCACTTAAGTCTTGTGCTGATAAATACAATGCAATTTTGGTAGCAGATGTTCCACAAGCAACCGAAGCTTTGCAAAAAGGAGACCCTAAGTTTGCAGTAGATGCTGCAAATGATGCTGCTATTGAAGCCAATGGTTGTGAGAATGGCTTCTCTGGAAAATCACCACTCACAGCTGAAAACAATGTAGTGCGTGATGCATCTGCCATAACATCAGCTATATGTAGATTGTTGCTCTAGTTTGTTTAATCAAAAAATTtcaataaaatttaaataaatattatacataTTTTTCAAGAGACTAAATTATGTCATTGGTAAAGCACCTGATTTCTATCGCAGATGACAACTTTTGTTTTCTGttttaaaatctcaaaaaaacttaaatattatatatatatatatatatatatatatatatatatatatatatatatatatatatatatatattgttagAACCTTTGTAAGAAAAATTGATATCAATATTAACTTCAAAATTTAAGATAAGAAACTTATTAGTTTTGTATTTTATATCATTTTAGCATCACAATTCAATGTATTCATATTGTTTTATAGATCTAAgttaaaaactaattaaaataGAAATTTGATTGAAAACAAATCatataatttttaataaaatatttagTTAAAAAAAGGACATATTACTATAAACAATAATTGgtttaatttaaatattaaattaataAATACCGGTTAGAAAAAAAAATGATAAGTGTTGTTGTCTAAAATGAATGGATAAATTTAAGCCCTTTTGACAAAGCAATGAAAGAATTTCTATTATAAATAAAGTACAATTGTTGGTTCaattttcattcattcattttttattttataaattcGTGTTGTATCtaatttcttttctttttttaattttatttacaaCGTTGAAGTCATTGACATTATTAATTATCATGTTGTGAACCAAACTTGTAGTAAAACTCGACATTATGCACTATGGATTCAATTCCTAAATGCTGACCCAAAAGGCTCCACCTTAGATGTTAATGGTTTAACATTGACACATAAGCAAGCACACGACTATCGATGTAAATCTATAGCGATCAAAAGTTGGATTTGGGTAAAAACATGTTGAATTTAAATTTGATAAAAAATATAAAACAAAGAGGACATAGGATTCATAATTCTTGCTCAGATATATCCAAACTATCCTTAGTTTTAATTATGAGAAATTTAAATGATTATAGAAAATAGATAAAATTCGACAACACCTACTTTTGTCAGCGTGTTGTTCTGTCTAGGAAAAATAATTTGTCTAATTTTGCTACCCCGAGTTATTCATTCGAGATCAATTATCATACAActataaaaaaattgattttttctCAACTTAGTTCGAACACTCTCATGACTCGTACTCAGTTTTTTAGTAATCTGCTCTCGAGTATCAAAAGTACCCTTCCAATGTATGATCAATACCTAGATAATCTTTACTTTCGAAAAAGACAAGGTTTTAAAAATTCAGATTCTAAAATAAAATGTAAAACAAATTTCTCGTAATCAATTCGTACAGATTCACTTAGATACGTTACGAGACAAGTATCATGACCCTTAGTCCCTAGAGAACTACTCACTCATAGTGAGAAATATCATAAATAAAGCACATATTAAACAAGCATGCATGATTAATGATAAAGATGATATCAAAAGCAATTGAATAAATATAACCTGATTGAAATCAAAATGACTTGAATTACAATAAGAAGAAAAAACTCCAAAGAGACTTTAGTACAACTCTTACAATGAACATAAAATAAAACTTGCAAAATGAAACTAGGTTTGTAATATGTAAACTAAGGCAATAAATGATTGAAACTCATTCAATCCATCAGATTTTATAGAGAGTTCTCAATGTGGATAGCATCAATTTAGAGTTCAATCCACATAAAAGGGGTttattaaaaaagaaaataaaagaaatacCAAAGGACAATGGAAAGACAACTGGATCAAAGGAAATAAAGAAAAGGGCGCCTACTACGACTTGTAACAACTACTACGATCATCTGTAGCAGGCCTCCGACAAAAGTATGAGGAATGAAAACTTGAATATTATGGCCCGTAGCAGCTGCTACGGCCACTCGTAGTAGCTCTATGGAAAAAGTATGGAGAATTCTCGCAATTTTTCCGTTTTCTCGCATCTCGCTCCTTTTAATTCCTCTTTCACTACTTGATACACTTATTCAAGCCTGAAAACATAAAAAACAAACCACCAAGCATAAAATGGCTCTCAAACGAAGATAAAGTGTACATAAACAAAGgaataataaagaaaaataacTAGTAGAAGCGATATAACAATCACTTATTAAACTCTGCCAAATTTAGTTTTATTTacttaataaaataaaacacaaacTAGGCTACAAGCCTAACAACAGAAACACCACTTTCATTAACAAGTTACTGCTTGAGCTCAGGCGAAAAAATATCTATCCAAATTTCCTCAATGGCACTAGGAAGATTCAACTTGCCCAAGAAGTTAGTACACTTGTTGGTTTCTCTAAAGACATGCTTGAAAATGTCTTCTTCAAAGTTGTGGAGAAGGAGAAAGATGTGACTAGCAATAGAGGAGTCTTGATTGATGTCCAGAACCACATATGTCAGAGAATCAACAATACTTTTATTATCAACGTGCACAATAGTTTTCTTAAAATTCTTCTTCCAAGCAAACTCAAGACTAACAAGGACAACTTAATATTCAGCCAATATGTTACCACACTCGCAAAGGGGCTTATGGAAGCCACCAAGCCAACTACCATCGCTATCTCGAAAAAGATCCCCACAACTAACACCAAAATTACTCCTACAATGGACTTTCGGATAAGGAAAATTTTAATTAACGGAAATAAGAAACTTATCATTCAATTTCTACCATCAATATCTATATTATTTTCTAGGAACaataattgaataaaaataagaaaatattaATTGAATGGCAAtaaaaaattgaatgaaaataatAAATCAAATTAGTTGATATTTCTAGTTCCTCTTCTATATATTAATGTATTTTTAAAAACAGTAACCCCACCTACCAAATTTTAACAACTTTTTTAATTGcaattttaataaataaattattaatacATATTATTAAAGAATTAAACctaatttatttttatatttgtGTTTTATTTTTGTCATAACTGCAAATTATTTTAATTAAGTTATTAATAGTATtgataatttataaataaaatattatttataaattaagAATTTTAATTACCACTAAACTTATATATAATTTTAATAGTATTGATATATATTAACAATTTGTGCATTATAGTTAGAATTTTGTATTAATGTTAAAAAATAGTTAAACATCATTTACcacaaataaatattttataaacaaaaacataattttctacaaaataatttcataattaaatttataaataaaatattatttatattattattaaaattCTTACATCAGTTTCCACTACAATTATATAAAAAGGATTAAACTTAAATAAAGTGACTAATCTaaatgttatttattttctttataACATTAAATAACTTATTTTGTTAAATTATATATTTCTTAACTATTCAAAGTAGATAACATATTGCAATTATATGAATCCTTTTttcaatttttcaatttttgcGAATCAAATAGTTATAGTTTACTCTAAAAATTTGTGAATCAAATAGTTATAGTTTACCTTATATGTAAAAGTTTAAAATGAGTAATTTATTAAATACATcattaaataatttttatttttaatttataataTTTACTTGTATTGTAGAAgttttatttaatatattttattgTTAATTAAATATTTATGAGAAAAATGAATAATCAATTTGCTCTATACAAAGTGCAATGTGTTTTAAGTTATGTAGTTTAAAAGAATCTTTGTGCCCAAACACATATACTTATGGATAACTATATATCCATACATGTTTACACTCATTTCTTTAATAAAAATGTatctatttatttattatgtttttttaaaattttaataataTTAAAACAATTAAAGGATTAAAAAAAGTAAAGGATATTATTATTGAGTTAATAAATAAACAAATCTTTATATTAAAATGCTTACAAGTTTAAAATTAATGCATTTAATAAAATTgatatatatatacatatatatatatatatatacatatttgTATATATATATTATATGAATATGAGGTGGGGTGAATACTAAGATATCCGTATTAAGATCATATCCATTTGTTTTAGTAAATAATTATTTATGTTCATTATTGTATctattttttgaatttttaacCTTACAATTATGGATAATTTTTGCGGATACTCATTAAATACGGGTTCAACTATCATCCCTAATAGAGTAGGTATTGTCTTAGTTATATTTTAATATCtagtttattttattatttttttaaaacttcATTAATAATTATTcaacatttaaaaaaaattgtatattcAAACAATTCCAAATAAGAATTATTGTActtaaaattataaaaaaattatttatttgttttaCAATTTAATACAAAATTCCCAATTTCTCCTTATTGTACTTAAATTTATagtttattttttaatattagtTTTTACTATTAATAATACTTATTTATTACTAAAGTATCATCAAAGTTTTATATTTAAACATTTACCATAATACTAcacattatttttaaaaatttgtTAAGGATACTATCTATTTAGTAATCACCCTATATTATTCACCCCATATATTTTTATAAAGATATACCCTAATTTATATTGGAAAATCAGTATTCTTAAGAAAAAAATTAAATAGAGTAAAAAAACATTAAAACAAGAAATATTAATCTCAATCATTCATTACTATTAATACCTTCTTATTCATATACATTGGTGCTGAGAATCTAGAATGTTTTAGGGAGCttgaattatatatatatatatatatatatatatatatatatatatatatatatatatatatatatatatatatatatatatatttgttgttaGAACCATTGTAAGAAAAATTGATATGAATATTAACTTCAAATTTAAAGAAAAGAAACTTATTAGTTTTGTATTTTATATCATCTTATCATCACAATTCAATGTATTCATATTGTTTTATAGAATTAAAATTAAACTAGTTAAATATAAATTTGATTGAAAACAAATCATATTATTTTAACTAAAATATTTAGTTAAAAAAAGGACATATTACTATTAAAattgatttgttttaatttaaatattaCACTAATAAATACCGGTTAGAAAAAAGTGAGAAGTGTTGTTGACTAAAATGAATGGATAAGTTTAAGCCCTGGTAATATTTAATAAAGTATTTAGTTAAAAAATAACATATTACTATAAacaataatttattttaatttgaatactaTATATCAATAAATATCACTTAGACAATAAAGTAATAAGTGTTGTTGACTAAAATGAATGGATAAGTTTAAGCCCTGATAATATTTAATAAAGTATTTAGTTCAAAAATAACATATTACTATAAACAataatttgttttaatttaaGTACTATAGCAATAAATAACGCTTAGACAAAAAAAGTGATAAGTGATGTTGACTAAAATGAATGGATAAGTTTAAGTCCTGATAATATTTAATAAAGTATTTAGTTAAAAAATAACATATTACTATAAACAACAATTTGTTTTAATTTGAATACTATATCAATAAATAACGCTTAGACAAAAAAGTGATAAATGTTGTTGACTAAAATGAATGGATAAGTTTAAGTCCTGATAATATTTAAAAAAGTATTTAGTTAAAAAATAACATATTACTATAAACAATAATTTGTTTTAATTTGAATATTATATCAATAAATAACGCTTAGACAAAAAAGTGATATATGTTTTGACTAAAATAAATGGATATGTTTAAGCCTATTTGATAAAGCAATGAAATAATTTCTATTATAAATAAAGTACAGTCGGGTGTTCCATTTTCATTCATTCTCTTTTGAATCAACAAACTTGTGTTGCATCTAATTCCTTTTCTCATTCTAAAAAAACTTCATAATGTTGAAATCATTGACATTATTGGTTCTCATCTTGTGCACCACTCTTGTTGTAACTCACTCCCGAGTTATTGAACCAAACGATGCTAATACAGTCCGACAAACTTGTAGTAAGACTCCAAATTCTGCATTATGCATT includes:
- the LOC127073147 gene encoding cell wall / vacuolar inhibitor of fructosidase 1-like, which encodes MLKSLTLLVLILCTTLVVTHSRVIEPNDANTVRQTCSKTPNSALCIQYLNADPKSSTADVNGLALIMVNVIKSKANIAVNKINQLKGSIPPAQKVALKSCADKYNAILVADVPQATEALQKGDPKFAVDAANDAAIEANGCENGFSGKSPLTAENNVVRDASAITSAICRLLL